One part of the Thiothrix nivea DSM 5205 genome encodes these proteins:
- a CDS encoding polysaccharide biosynthesis/export family protein, whose product MKITWKFLLTLLAAAALTACSSGSAPTYSELPGSTLAASSGSLPTGTSGSDRIAPQDLLEIDVFKVPDLSKEVRVDDNGNITLALIGTVRAKGLTASQLERQIASRLEKDYMHNPQVNVLVKESTGSTVTVSGSVRKPGVYPLAGDTTVTQAIALAEGLDRLAVKDNITLFRNGKPYTVRLDDISKGRIPDPMVMAGDKIQVHTSGVKEGMDNVRGFVAPFTFF is encoded by the coding sequence ATGAAAATTACATGGAAATTTTTGCTTACCCTCTTGGCTGCTGCTGCATTGACTGCCTGTTCAAGCGGTAGTGCACCGACTTATTCCGAGCTTCCAGGCTCTACGTTAGCAGCTTCCAGTGGCAGCCTGCCAACTGGTACCTCCGGCAGTGACCGCATCGCGCCGCAGGATTTGCTGGAAATCGACGTGTTCAAGGTACCAGACCTGTCCAAGGAAGTCCGCGTAGATGACAATGGCAACATTACCCTGGCCCTGATTGGTACTGTCCGTGCGAAAGGACTGACCGCCAGCCAACTGGAGCGCCAAATTGCCTCCCGCCTGGAAAAAGACTACATGCATAATCCACAGGTCAACGTGTTGGTGAAAGAGTCCACTGGTAGCACTGTGACTGTTTCCGGCTCAGTCAGGAAACCGGGAGTATACCCACTGGCGGGTGATACAACCGTTACTCAGGCAATTGCGTTGGCCGAGGGTCTGGATCGTCTGGCGGTCAAAGACAACATTACCTTGTTCCGCAATGGCAAGCCTTACACTGTGCGCCTCGACGACATCAGCAAAGGGAGGATTCCTGATCCAATGGTGATGGCTGGTGACAAGATCCAGGTACACACTTCTGGCGTCAAGGAAGGTATGGATAATGTGCGTGGCTTCGTGGCTCCGTTTACATTCTTCTAA
- the galE gene encoding UDP-glucose 4-epimerase GalE codes for MKTDNTILVTGGAGYIGSHTCIELLEAGFQVIVLDNLCNSSDESLRRVAEISGREQVPFYRGDIRDAALLDKIFQENSIYSVIHFAGLKAVGESVEKPLEYYDNNVSGTVNLLQAMQRNGVKNIVFSSSATVYGDPHTTPIQEHFPLSATNPYGRSKLMIEEMLGDLYKADPEWKVALLRYFNPVGAHASGRIGEDPRGIPNNLMPYIARVAVGQYEYLSVFGGDYPTHDGTGVRDYIHVVDLAKGHVKALQAFQRGDVPNLLVVNLGTGQGYSVLDMVKAFAEASEREIPYRIVARRAGDIAGCYADPALAEKLIHWKAEKTLADMCSDTWNWQSRNPSGYT; via the coding sequence ATGAAAACAGACAACACGATTCTGGTCACAGGTGGCGCAGGTTATATCGGTTCACATACCTGTATCGAACTGCTGGAGGCAGGCTTCCAGGTGATAGTGCTGGACAATCTGTGCAACAGTTCAGATGAGTCACTACGCCGGGTGGCTGAAATCAGCGGGCGGGAGCAGGTTCCCTTCTACCGGGGCGATATCCGCGATGCAGCATTACTCGACAAAATATTTCAGGAAAACAGTATTTACAGCGTGATTCATTTCGCTGGCCTGAAAGCTGTTGGTGAATCGGTTGAGAAACCACTGGAATATTACGACAACAATGTCTCTGGCACTGTAAACCTGTTGCAGGCCATGCAACGCAATGGTGTCAAAAACATCGTTTTCAGTTCCTCTGCCACTGTCTACGGTGACCCGCACACCACGCCGATTCAGGAACATTTTCCGCTCTCAGCCACCAACCCTTACGGGCGTTCCAAATTGATGATTGAGGAAATGCTGGGCGACCTGTACAAGGCTGACCCGGAGTGGAAGGTTGCCTTGTTGCGCTACTTCAATCCGGTAGGGGCGCACGCCAGCGGCAGGATCGGTGAAGACCCGCGCGGCATTCCCAACAACCTTATGCCTTATATTGCCCGCGTGGCGGTGGGGCAGTATGAATATTTGTCGGTGTTTGGTGGTGATTACCCTACCCATGACGGCACTGGCGTGCGTGACTATATCCACGTAGTCGATCTGGCCAAAGGTCATGTAAAAGCCTTGCAGGCATTCCAACGTGGTGACGTGCCTAACCTGCTGGTGGTCAATCTCGGTACCGGGCAAGGCTATTCCGTGCTGGATATGGTGAAAGCGTTTGCGGAAGCCAGCGAACGTGAAATTCCCTACCGCATCGTGGCGAGACGGGCAGGCGATATTGCCGGTTGTTATGCTGACCCTGCATTGGCGGAAAAGCTGATTCACTGGAAGGCCGAAAAAACGCTGGCTGACATGTGTAGCGATACTTGGAACTGGCAGAGCAGGAACCCATCCGGCTATACCTGA
- a CDS encoding ComEA family DNA-binding protein, protein MKKAIFAATVIFSLFTAPAVMAEMVNINKADAATLDTLDGIGEKKAEAIVAYRSEHGEFKTLEDLMEVPGIGEGIYKKIEQGISLTDGATPVSDEPAKEQSAKAEPKADDTAKGAAGETGGQGKEAGATPKTEKADGKQATKADKS, encoded by the coding sequence ATGAAAAAAGCCATATTTGCTGCCACTGTCATCTTTTCCCTGTTCACAGCCCCTGCCGTTATGGCCGAAATGGTTAACATCAACAAGGCCGACGCTGCCACGCTGGATACGCTGGACGGTATTGGCGAAAAGAAAGCCGAAGCCATCGTCGCCTACCGTTCCGAGCATGGTGAGTTCAAAACCCTGGAAGACCTGATGGAAGTCCCGGGCATCGGTGAAGGCATCTACAAGAAGATCGAGCAAGGCATTTCCCTGACTGACGGCGCTACTCCGGTATCCGATGAACCGGCCAAAGAACAATCTGCCAAGGCTGAGCCGAAAGCCGATGACACGGCCAAAGGCGCGGCGGGTGAAACCGGTGGGCAGGGCAAAGAAGCAGGCGCAACCCCAAAAACTGAAAAAGCTGACGGGAAACAGGCAACAAAAGCAGACAAATCCTGA